The following are encoded together in the Malaya genurostris strain Urasoe2022 chromosome 3, Malgen_1.1, whole genome shotgun sequence genome:
- the LOC131438457 gene encoding peroxisomal leader peptide-processing protease translates to MQFPKHGIIYSTTGSEKHSAIIFSNGLILTTGLILLQQPNYKDFYRLFDFDFANIGKIVELQNLQTVNFKIVIDNGYNALIEKNARISFSLYSKNCEQTLRTKFNGLKFLLDGNYKYIIEFRQYFSTFLLLQYTDVKLSTEEVRNHFECLMINTQSDLNILDEIVCVNSPFGNEHFINSATYGHVANIFGPNNCLSLLNVPIAFGCEGGAVYDKQLCLRSMLLGSCFNYQGDNVSFPLAINLTEIYNILFGKSSSINRTDKRLQKMTSSVCLVDSMNSWGTGCLFEMDGTNFMLTCSHVLGSDNVFGYTKDCELELELLFKNQIYDSAYDVALFVVGNNFDLDRQVSKLAHYTPSVGQIVYSVGFPLFKVFGSINTFKPSIYKGRITKHSKGVIVTDCPVQAGQSGGPIFDFQGNLLALMVSNFKSTYDCKVYPHYNMCIPICDIYEILKEYSESNDPVVLKQLHASRDIVNKWKLQNIRIISKI, encoded by the exons ATGCAATTTCCAAAACATGGAATTATTTACAGTACAACAGGAAGTGAAAAACATTCGGCGATTATATTTTCGAACGGTTTAATACTTACAACAGGACTCATTCTTCTACAACAGCCAAATTACAAAGATTTTTATAGGCTATTTGATTTCGATTTCGCGAatatcggcaaaattgtagaactGCAAAATTTACAAACAGTCAATTTTAAAATAGTCATTGACAATGGTTATAACGCATTAATCGAAAAAAACGCACGAATTTCGTTTTCGTTATATTCCAAAAACTGTGAACAAACTCTAAGAACCAAATTCAATGGTCTGAAGTTTTTACTTGACGGCAACTACAAGTACATAATCGAATTCCGGCAATATTTTTCGACTTTTCTATTGTTACAATATACTGACGTAAAATTGTCAACTGAAGAAGTGAGAAATCACTTTGAATGTTTGATGATTAATACGCAGagtgatttgaatattttggatGAAATAGTTTGTGTAAACTCTCCTTTCGGCAATGAACATTTCATAAACAGTGCTACCTATGGGCATGTTGCAAACATATTCGGTCCTAATAACTGCCTTAGTTTGTTGAACGTTCCTATCGCATTCGGATGCGAAGGAGGGGCGGTATACGACAAACAATT ATGCCTAAGAAGCATGCTGCTTGGTTCCTGCTTTAACTATCAGGGAGATAACGTGTCTTTTCCACTGGCCATAAACCTCACTGAGATATACAACATTTTGTTTGGGAAAAGTTCATCAATTAATCGAACAGATAAAAGATTGCAAAAGATGACTTCATCTGTGTGCTTGGTAGATTCTATGAACTCTTGGGGAACAGGCTGTTTATTCGAAATGGATGGTACCAATTTTATGCTCACTTGCTCGCATGTCTTAGGAAGT GACAATGTTTTTGGATACACGAAGGACTGTGAGCTTGAACTAGAACTCTTGTTTAAAAATCAAATATACGACAGTGCATATGATGTTGCTCTTTTTGTGGTAGGCAATAATTTTGACCTCGATCGACAGGTTTCCAAACTAGCACACTACACACCTAGCGTCGGACAGATAGTATACTCCGTTGGCTTTCCTTTGTTCAAAGTATTTGGTTCGATAAATACTTTTAAACCCAGCATCTACAAAGGGCGGATTACAAAACATTCGAAAGGTGTCATCGTTACCGATTGTCCTGTACAGGCAGGCCAAAGTGGTGGTccgatttttgattttcaagGAAACTTATTAGCTTTGATGGTTTCTAATTTTAAAAGTACATATGACTGCAAAGTTTATCCTCATTATAACATGTGCATTCCGAtttgtgatatctatgaaatatTGAAGGAATATAGTGAAAGTAATG ATCCAGTCGTTTTGAAACAACTGCATGCCAGTAGGGATATCGTTAACAAATGGAAATTGCAAAATATTAGGATTATCAGTAAGATATGA